The genomic window TTCAATTCCATAATTCTTTTCTTGACGTTGTAACCGCTCTTGCCCCAGCTTGAAGAGCGGTTTGAATGTCATCTACGGTTGTAATTAATCCTCCTGCAATGACCTCTATCCCTGTTTCTTCTCGAACTTTTTTTATATAGTCTGGCAAGACACCTGGCAACACTTCAAGAACATCTGGCTTTACTTCTTCCACTTGCTGATAACTTGTTTTTAACGCCATCGTATCAAGTAAAAAAATACGTTGGATCGCCAAAATGTTATTTTTCTTTGCGGTCTTTAGCATATTTGCTCTAGTTGAAATGACACCTGTTGGACGAATGGTCTGACAAATAAATTCTGCAGCATACCGGTCACTCTTTAAACCTTGCACGAGGTCAGCATGTAGAAGCATCTTTTTCCCTGCTTCTTTCGAAAGCTTTTTCATTTTTGCCAAAAGCGATAAATGCACATCAAGGACGACAAAGTAAACCCCTTCTTCCTTCATCACACGCTCAAAATCTTTCATGTTGTTTACTGCAGGTAATAATTGTTGACCATCAAACATTAATGTAAGCTCCTCAACGTAACTAGATTTACTTGTTCATTTAGTTCTTCACTGTAGCGTTGTTTCTCTTCTTCTGACCATTGTAGCAAATCACTCATCGCATTTAAAATACGATCTTTATAGGCATCCACTTGATCGATGTCAAACAGCAAATACGATACTCGTCGCATCAAGAAATCAACTGCTGTTACTGTCATCTCTTGCTCTATTCCATAGCGAAGCATCGCATATAGAGACCCTGGCAAGTCGTACTGATTGTTCTCCTCTATATAGGAAAACACGGCTGGGGCATTAGAACCGTAGCGTTCTGCGATTTCTTGTGCTTCGTCTTGCGTTAAGCCTTTTTCTACTCCGTCTCGAATCATCTTTTGTTTAAAGGCTTCATATTTAGCTGATCCGCCAACATGGCCGCCTGATAAAGCCATTTCTTTTGTTTGACAGCTCGGATAGCTCTTTCCTGTTTCTTTAGTAAGTTCTCCTGCTGCAATCGTGACAATGGTATCTGCCATTTTTCGATAGCCTGTAAGCTTGCCTCCTGCAATGGTCATGAGACCGCTTTTAGAGTGGAAAATTTCATCTTTTCTCGAAATCTCTGAAGGATCTTTACCGTCTTCGTGAATAAGAGGACGAATTCCAGACCAGCTTGATTCAACATCTGTTTTCGTTAAATGGTAACCTGGGAACAATTGATTCGTTGCATCAAGAATATAATTAACGTCATCGATTGTAACACCTGGCTCAGTTTGATCGCCTTTGAAGTTTGTATCTGTTGTCCCTACATACACCTTTTTCCCTCTTGGAATGGCAAACATCATTCTGCCGTCGCCAAAAGGGGTATCAAAATACACAGCGCGATGTAAAGGTAGGCGTTCTTTTGAAAGAACTAAGTGAACGCCCTTTGTATGATGAATGGACTTCCCTTCCCTCGAACGATCTTGTTCTCGTAAAGTATCTACCCAAGGTCCTGTTGCGTTAATGATTTTTCTTGCATAGATTTTTACACTTTCACCTGTTAGACGATCTGTTGCCTGGACGCCAACTAGCTTTCCATCTTCGTAAAGAAACGA from Shouchella hunanensis includes these protein-coding regions:
- a CDS encoding glycerol-3-phosphate responsive antiterminator, translated to MFDGQQLLPAVNNMKDFERVMKEEGVYFVVLDVHLSLLAKMKKLSKEAGKKMLLHADLVQGLKSDRYAAEFICQTIRPTGVISTRANMLKTAKKNNILAIQRIFLLDTMALKTSYQQVEEVKPDVLEVLPGVLPDYIKKVREETGIEVIAGGLITTVDDIQTALQAGARAVTTSRKELWN
- a CDS encoding glycerol-3-phosphate dehydrogenase/oxidase, with translation MPFSTVTRADTLQSMQEQQLDLLVIGGGITGTGIALDAQTRGLNTGLIEMQDFAAGTSSRSTKLIHGGLRYLKQFEIKLVAEVGKERAIVYENAPHVTEPVRMMLPFYKGGTFNSFTTSLGLSVYDRLAGVKKDERRTMMNAKEALKKESILASEGLKGAGMYVEYRTDDARLTMEVAKSAAERGAKLINYVKADSFLYEDGKLVGVQATDRLTGESVKIYARKIINATGPWVDTLREQDRSREGKSIHHTKGVHLVLSKERLPLHRAVYFDTPFGDGRMMFAIPRGKKVYVGTTDTNFKGDQTEPGVTIDDVNYILDATNQLFPGYHLTKTDVESSWSGIRPLIHEDGKDPSEISRKDEIFHSKSGLMTIAGGKLTGYRKMADTIVTIAAGELTKETGKSYPSCQTKEMALSGGHVGGSAKYEAFKQKMIRDGVEKGLTQDEAQEIAERYGSNAPAVFSYIEENNQYDLPGSLYAMLRYGIEQEMTVTAVDFLMRRVSYLLFDIDQVDAYKDRILNAMSDLLQWSEEEKQRYSEELNEQVNLVTLRSLH